A single region of the Changchengzhania lutea genome encodes:
- a CDS encoding T9SS type A sorting domain-containing protein: MLHPVAQQTGNSSATIAELVRNGGQVWAGAFVTVPSKIDFSTNPYIKYIIWTDAPVGTKIDFKLEDAANGAINTGDISRFTTVSGAWETLVYDFTGTATIYDKLTFLPNNGTLGDGSSTSTFYYDNITQTATASAENFNVQLFSLFPNPTKNSRTVKTKSENISSIKVFDILGKNVLSIAPNSNEATIEGASLKAGLYFAQVKKANGASSLKLVKQ; encoded by the coding sequence TTGCTACACCCAGTAGCACAACAAACAGGCAATTCCAGCGCTACGATTGCTGAATTGGTTAGAAATGGCGGTCAAGTTTGGGCAGGTGCATTTGTAACTGTGCCTAGTAAAATTGATTTTTCTACTAACCCGTATATCAAATATATAATTTGGACTGACGCTCCAGTTGGTACAAAAATTGATTTTAAATTAGAAGACGCAGCTAACGGAGCGATTAATACCGGTGATATTTCCCGATTTACAACGGTAAGTGGTGCATGGGAAACGCTAGTTTACGATTTTACTGGAACAGCTACAATTTATGATAAATTAACTTTTTTACCAAATAATGGTACATTGGGAGACGGTTCAAGTACTTCAACCTTTTACTATGATAATATTACACAAACAGCTACTGCGAGTGCAGAAAATTTCAATGTGCAGTTATTTAGTCTTTTCCCTAATCCAACAAAAAACAGTCGGACAGTGAAAACTAAAAGCGAGAACATCTCATCAATTAAGGTATTCGATATTTTAGGTAAAAACGTATTATCTATAGCTCCTAATTCTAACGAAGCCACTATAGAAGGGGCTAGTTTGAAAGCAGGATTATATTTTGCTCAAGTAAAAAAAGCTAATGGCGCTAGTAGCCTTAAGCTAGTAAAACAATAG